The Flaviramulus sp. BrNp1-15 genome has a window encoding:
- a CDS encoding thioredoxin family protein: MANTPSNMIPLGTQAPDFNLFDTVSQKKLSLQEGKGNEGTVIMFLCNHCPFVIHINKVLVTIANTYAEKGIGFIAISSNDVENYPQDGPDKMMIHAEENNYPFPYLYDETQDIAKVYDAACTPDLYVFDKSLNLIYRGQLDDSRPGNGIPVTGKDLKHALDCLLENKENLESQKPSIGCNIKWKK, from the coding sequence ATGGCGAATACTCCATCAAACATGATTCCTTTGGGGACACAAGCACCAGATTTTAATCTATTTGATACTGTATCTCAAAAAAAATTGTCTCTTCAAGAAGGAAAAGGTAATGAAGGCACCGTTATTATGTTTTTATGCAACCATTGCCCGTTTGTTATTCATATAAATAAAGTACTTGTAACTATTGCTAACACTTACGCGGAAAAAGGTATTGGTTTTATTGCTATTTCTAGTAACGATGTTGAAAACTATCCACAAGATGGTCCTGATAAAATGATGATTCATGCTGAGGAAAACAACTATCCGTTCCCGTATTTATATGACGAAACACAAGATATAGCCAAAGTTTACGATGCAGCTTGCACACCAGATTTGTACGTGTTTGATAAAAGTTTAAACTTGATATACAGAGGACAATTGGATGATTCCAGACCCGGAAATGGAATTCCTGTTACCGGAAAAGATTTAAAACATGCTCTGGATTGTTTACTTGAAAACAAAGAAAATTTAGAATCACAAAAACCAAGTATTGGTTGCAATATTAAATGGAAGAAATAA
- a CDS encoding GNAT family N-acetyltransferase, whose translation MIRKVQPEDAQEIVDIYNYYVKNTIVTFDNIPFTTEAFKTKIETVSKSFPFIVFEENNKILGYAYANKWREKPAYKNTVESTVYLHYEAQGKQIGTKLYAELLAQLKKENYHVIVGGLTLPNEASVKLHEKFGFKQVAHFKEVGYKFNKWLDVGFWQLTL comes from the coding sequence ATGATTAGGAAAGTACAACCTGAAGACGCACAAGAAATAGTTGATATTTATAACTATTATGTGAAGAATACCATAGTTACCTTTGATAATATTCCTTTTACAACAGAAGCTTTTAAAACTAAAATAGAAACTGTTTCTAAATCGTTTCCATTTATTGTTTTTGAAGAAAATAATAAAATTTTAGGTTATGCTTATGCCAATAAATGGAGAGAGAAACCAGCATATAAAAATACTGTTGAATCAACGGTTTATTTGCATTACGAAGCTCAAGGTAAACAAATTGGCACAAAGTTGTATGCTGAACTTTTAGCCCAATTAAAAAAAGAAAACTACCATGTTATTGTTGGTGGTTTAACTCTACCAAACGAAGCCAGTGTAAAACTGCATGAAAAATTTGGGTTTAAGCAAGTAGCACATTTTAAAGAAGTAGGCTATAAGTTCAATAAATGGTTAGATGTTGGCTTTTGGCAGTTGACTTTATAA
- a CDS encoding lipopolysaccharide assembly protein LapB, with protein MKTKAILFSLFFIVILSSCSKNIDYSEEYIEQTSGRYLYNHDEVIDVYYKDKTLFLKWKGAEKIKPVIIDDSIFFVPDMYTKLHFVQHPKTKKRYLSKISKEDENLISYDYLKVSDSFKTPRMYLKNKEYKKALAGYLEIKKQDSTSVLIEERLVNSMGYDLLRENKAERAIEVFKINVALYPESSNVYDSLAEAYLKNGDSLQAYINYNKSYEMNSDNKRAKKYVDTYSKKHN; from the coding sequence ATGAAAACTAAAGCCATATTATTCTCTTTGTTTTTTATAGTGATTCTTTCAAGTTGTTCTAAAAATATAGATTATTCAGAAGAATATATAGAGCAAACATCTGGACGGTATTTATATAATCATGATGAGGTTATTGATGTATATTACAAAGACAAAACATTATTTTTAAAATGGAAAGGCGCAGAAAAAATTAAACCTGTTATTATAGATGATAGCATTTTTTTTGTACCAGATATGTACACGAAACTTCATTTTGTTCAGCATCCAAAAACAAAAAAAAGGTATTTGTCTAAAATTTCTAAAGAAGACGAAAATTTAATTAGTTATGATTATTTAAAAGTTAGTGATTCTTTTAAAACCCCAAGAATGTACCTTAAAAATAAAGAATACAAAAAAGCCTTAGCAGGGTATTTAGAAATTAAAAAACAAGATTCTACAAGTGTTTTAATTGAAGAGCGATTGGTAAATAGTATGGGGTATGATTTACTTCGTGAAAACAAAGCTGAAAGAGCAATAGAAGTATTTAAAATAAATGTTGCATTATATCCTGAAAGTAGTAATGTATATGATAGTTTAGCTGAAGCGTATTTGAAAAACGGTGATAGCTTACAAGCTTATATAAATTATAATAAATCTTATGAAATGAACAGTGATAATAAGCGAGCCAAAAAATATGTTGATACTTATTCTAAAAAGCATAACTAA
- a CDS encoding YfiT family bacillithiol transferase codes for MTGQELQNLKYPIGQFNCPTNISKQHIENWISILEEFPNRLENLVKDLTDKQLDTPYRPEGWTVRQVVHHLSDSHHHSYTRFKWSLTEDKPIIKAYFEERWAELIDAKTAPIKMSLQHLRAIHTKLTYLLKTLNDDDLNKCFIHPETNSEVPLKKNIGIYAWHSNHHYVHIENLLKRENWL; via the coding sequence ATGACAGGACAAGAGCTACAAAATTTAAAATATCCTATCGGGCAATTTAATTGTCCAACAAATATTTCAAAACAACATATTGAAAATTGGATTTCTATTTTAGAGGAATTTCCTAATAGATTAGAAAACCTAGTTAAAGATTTAACAGATAAACAACTTGACACACCTTACAGACCAGAAGGTTGGACTGTGAGACAGGTTGTTCATCATCTTTCAGATAGTCATCATCATAGTTATACACGTTTTAAATGGAGTTTAACTGAAGATAAACCCATTATAAAAGCTTATTTTGAGGAAAGGTGGGCAGAACTTATTGATGCTAAAACAGCTCCTATTAAAATGTCTTTACAGCATTTAAGAGCAATTCACACGAAGTTAACCTATTTACTTAAAACATTGAATGATGACGATTTAAACAAATGTTTCATTCATCCAGAAACTAATAGTGAAGTTCCTTTAAAAAAGAATATTGGCATTTATGCATGGCATAGCAACCATCATTATGTACATATCGAGAATTTATTGAAACGAGAAAATTGGTTATAG
- a CDS encoding tRNA-binding protein, which translates to MNKTITFEDFTKVDLRVGTIIEVNDFPEARKPAYQLTIDFGDLGIKKSSAQITTLYNKEDLLHRQIVAVINFPKKQIAKFMSECLVLGAVNGKDVILLNPEHKVKNGSVVA; encoded by the coding sequence ATGAATAAGACAATAACTTTTGAAGATTTCACTAAAGTTGATTTAAGAGTAGGTACTATTATTGAAGTTAACGATTTTCCAGAAGCACGAAAACCAGCATATCAACTAACCATTGATTTTGGTGATTTAGGAATAAAAAAATCTTCTGCTCAAATAACAACGCTATATAATAAAGAGGATTTATTGCATAGGCAAATTGTTGCTGTTATAAATTTTCCGAAAAAGCAAATTGCTAAATTTATGAGTGAATGTCTGGTTTTAGGTGCTGTTAATGGTAAAGATGTTATTTTACTAAACCCAGAACACAAAGTAAAAAATGGTAGCGTTGTCGCTTAA
- a CDS encoding peptidylprolyl isomerase — translation MQDGLYAKFNTTKGEILVALEYKKTPGTVGNFVALAEGNLENKVKPQGTPYYNGLKFHRVIPDFMIQGGCPQGSGSGNPGYQFDDEFHPDLKHDGPGVLSMANAGPGTNGSQFFITHIETAWLDNKHTVFGKVEHGQEVVDAIEQGDTIESIEILRVGADAEAYNAVEAFRTFEGSREKRLAEAKAAAEAELDKLAAGFKKTESGLRYQIIQEGNGAKAEKGKTVSVHYKGQLSDGTVFDSSYKRNAPIDFPLGMGQVISGWDEGIQLLKIGDKARFVIPSHLGYGSRGAGGVIPPDATLVFDVELMDVK, via the coding sequence ATACTACAAAAGGAGAAATTCTTGTTGCTTTAGAGTACAAAAAAACACCTGGAACGGTTGGTAACTTTGTAGCTTTAGCAGAAGGAAATTTAGAAAACAAAGTAAAACCACAAGGTACACCTTATTATAATGGTTTAAAATTTCACAGAGTTATTCCAGATTTTATGATTCAAGGTGGTTGTCCTCAAGGATCAGGTTCAGGAAATCCTGGTTACCAATTTGATGATGAATTTCACCCAGATTTAAAACACGATGGCCCGGGAGTTTTATCTATGGCAAATGCAGGTCCTGGAACAAATGGAAGTCAGTTTTTTATAACTCATATTGAAACAGCTTGGTTAGATAATAAGCACACTGTTTTTGGTAAAGTTGAACATGGTCAAGAAGTTGTAGATGCTATCGAGCAAGGTGATACGATTGAAAGTATAGAAATTTTACGTGTTGGTGCAGATGCAGAAGCTTATAATGCTGTTGAAGCTTTTAGAACTTTTGAAGGTTCAAGAGAAAAAAGATTAGCTGAAGCTAAAGCCGCTGCTGAAGCTGAGTTAGATAAACTAGCTGCTGGATTTAAAAAAACAGAAAGTGGTTTGCGTTACCAAATTATTCAAGAAGGTAATGGCGCAAAAGCAGAAAAGGGTAAAACAGTATCTGTGCATTACAAAGGACAATTGTCAGACGGAACTGTTTTTGATTCTTCATATAAACGTAACGCACCAATTGATTTTCCTTTAGGAATGGGACAAGTAATTTCTGGATGGGATGAAGGTATTCAATTATTAAAAATTGGAGATAAAGCACGTTTTGTTATACCTAGCCATTTAGGTTATGGAAGTAGAGGTGCAGGAGGTGTAATTCCACCAGATGCTACTTTAGTGTTTGATGTAGAGTTGATGGATGTAAAATAA